One stretch of Chitinophaga pendula DNA includes these proteins:
- the nagB gene encoding glucosamine-6-phosphate deaminase, translating into MTFNHQEIELIDSFEQIAVEIHPGAKEGSKAVAQEIAALIREKQAAKETCVLGLATGSTPKYLYAELVRLHKEEGLSFKNVVTFNLDEYYPIEHDALQSYNRFMKEQLLNHIDIPEGNYFIPDGTVPKEKIKEYCAEYERRMEAAGGIDLQILGIGNNGHIGFNEPGSNLNSHTRLVTLDNSTRLANAYDFPNMSQVPRLALTMGLSNIFKAKKIVLMAWGQHKAKIVRRAVEGHSTDQVPASLLQQHPDCKFVIDEQAAQELTRFSEPWLTGDIEWTPKMRRKAVTSLAMKLNKPILMLTDKDYNENGLNDLIVQYGSAYELNIEEFNGIRDTITGWPGGKPGANLPNHPERSEPAKKRVLIFSPHPDDDIISMGGTFIRLHEQGHDVHVAYQTSGNIAVTDEFVLRFIDFAVGFEGMFDIDRSKSSQILDDAQAFLKIKKPSQKDTPEIRAIKGLIRRGEAKATCRYVGIPDENIHFMNLPFYETGLVEKKPMGEEDIQLTVDLIRKVQPQQIYCAGDLADPHGTHKVCLDIIFAALERLKDEPFMKDCWVWLYKGAWQEWDIHEIEMAVPMSPDQIMQKRLGIFIHQSQKDVVPFQGSDAREFWQRAEDRNADTANLYDALGLQKYAAMEAFVRYHFM; encoded by the coding sequence ATGACGTTTAATCATCAGGAAATCGAACTGATTGACAGTTTTGAACAAATTGCCGTGGAGATACACCCCGGTGCCAAAGAGGGCTCCAAGGCAGTTGCGCAAGAAATAGCAGCACTTATCCGGGAAAAGCAGGCCGCCAAAGAAACTTGCGTACTAGGCCTCGCTACCGGTTCCACCCCCAAATACCTATATGCCGAACTCGTACGCCTTCACAAAGAAGAAGGTCTCAGCTTCAAAAACGTCGTTACCTTCAACCTGGATGAATATTATCCAATAGAACACGACGCCCTTCAGAGCTATAACCGGTTCATGAAAGAACAGTTGCTGAACCACATCGACATTCCTGAAGGTAACTACTTCATCCCCGATGGTACCGTACCAAAGGAGAAAATCAAGGAATATTGTGCTGAATACGAACGTAGAATGGAAGCCGCAGGGGGCATCGACCTGCAGATCCTGGGTATCGGGAATAATGGACACATCGGCTTCAACGAACCGGGTTCCAATCTCAATTCCCACACCCGACTGGTAACACTGGATAACTCTACCCGCCTGGCAAATGCGTATGACTTTCCTAATATGAGCCAGGTACCAAGACTGGCACTTACCATGGGTCTCAGCAACATCTTCAAGGCTAAAAAGATCGTCCTCATGGCATGGGGACAACACAAAGCCAAGATCGTCCGCCGCGCCGTAGAAGGACACAGCACCGATCAGGTACCTGCTTCCCTCCTCCAACAACATCCCGATTGTAAATTCGTTATCGACGAACAAGCCGCACAGGAACTTACCCGCTTCAGCGAACCCTGGCTCACCGGCGATATCGAATGGACACCCAAGATGCGCCGTAAAGCCGTGACCAGCCTGGCCATGAAGCTGAACAAGCCCATCCTGATGCTGACCGACAAAGACTACAATGAAAATGGTCTCAACGACCTGATCGTTCAATATGGTTCTGCCTACGAACTCAATATCGAAGAGTTCAACGGTATCCGCGATACCATCACCGGATGGCCGGGTGGTAAACCAGGCGCTAACCTGCCTAACCACCCCGAACGCTCCGAACCGGCCAAAAAACGCGTACTCATCTTCTCCCCACACCCCGATGATGACATCATCTCCATGGGGGGCACCTTCATTCGTCTCCACGAACAAGGCCACGATGTACACGTAGCTTATCAAACCAGCGGCAACATCGCCGTAACCGACGAATTTGTACTGCGCTTCATCGACTTCGCCGTAGGCTTCGAAGGCATGTTCGACATCGATCGTAGCAAAAGCTCACAAATACTCGACGACGCACAGGCTTTCCTCAAAATCAAAAAGCCCAGCCAGAAAGATACCCCCGAGATACGCGCTATCAAAGGTCTTATCCGCCGCGGTGAAGCAAAAGCTACCTGCCGATACGTAGGTATCCCCGACGAGAACATTCACTTCATGAACCTGCCCTTCTACGAAACAGGCCTCGTAGAAAAGAAACCAATGGGTGAAGAAGATATCCAGCTCACCGTAGACCTGATCCGTAAAGTACAACCACAACAGATCTACTGCGCCGGCGACCTCGCCGATCCACATGGTACACACAAAGTATGTCTCGATATCATCTTCGCAGCACTCGAAAGACTCAAAGACGAACCTTTCATGAAAGACTGTTGGGTATGGCTCTATAAAGGTGCATGGCAGGAATGGGATATCCACGAAATCGAAATGGCCGTGCCCATGAGCCCCGACCAGATCATGCAAAAACGCCTGGGTATCTTCATCCACCAAAGTCAGAAAGACGTAGTGCCATTCCAAGGCTCTGATGCCCGCGAATTCTGGCAACGTGCCGAAGACCGCAATGCCGATACCGCCAATCTCTACGATGCACTCGGACTGCAAAAATACGCTGCCATGGAAGCTTTCGTAAGATACCATTTTATGTAA